A region from the Halobacillus mangrovi genome encodes:
- the hemY gene encoding protoporphyrinogen oxidase yields MSEPKQVVIIGGGISGLTAAYYLQKEKQNGNLPIDIQLLEASDHLGGKIDTVQRDGFTIERGPDSFLARKESAARLAQAVGLGDQLVPNGTGQSYILVNGKLHPMPSGSFMGIPTRIRPFLFSGLFSPTGKIRAAQDLVKQKKQIDGDQSLGLFFRRRLGNEVVENLIEPLLSGIYAGDIDELSLQSTFPMFYDFEQHYGSLIKGLRKKYPMKKPKKGEKKPSMFRTLENGLGSLVNAIEDALDPGVVQKNIQVNHIEKHKEGYHLLLSNGTVQEADAVILAVPHFAAQRMLTQYEFMAPFKEKNATSVANVAMAFDASAIKKDIDGTGFVVSRNSDFRITACTWTHKKWPHSTPEGKVLLRCYVGKPDDQEVVDLSDEEIVEICLRDLNQTMDITERPDFSIVTRWHDAMPQYKVGHNERLETITGEMKEHLPGVYLAGGSYRGIGLPDCIDQGEAAVQQVLDYLQ; encoded by the coding sequence ATGTCTGAACCAAAACAGGTCGTCATTATCGGCGGTGGGATCTCCGGACTGACGGCCGCTTACTACTTACAAAAAGAAAAGCAAAATGGAAATCTACCGATTGATATTCAATTGTTAGAGGCAAGCGACCACCTAGGCGGTAAAATCGACACGGTACAAAGAGATGGGTTCACTATTGAACGGGGGCCTGACTCTTTCCTGGCTCGTAAAGAAAGTGCAGCAAGATTAGCTCAGGCGGTTGGTTTAGGAGATCAGCTCGTGCCTAATGGTACGGGTCAGTCATACATTCTTGTCAACGGGAAGCTTCACCCAATGCCGAGTGGGTCCTTTATGGGAATCCCGACAAGAATCCGTCCATTCCTTTTCTCAGGCTTATTCAGTCCTACGGGCAAAATTAGAGCCGCCCAGGACCTTGTAAAGCAAAAGAAACAAATAGATGGAGATCAATCTCTTGGGTTGTTTTTCCGCCGCAGGCTGGGAAATGAAGTGGTAGAGAATTTGATCGAGCCTCTTTTATCAGGGATTTATGCAGGCGATATCGATGAGTTAAGTCTGCAGTCGACTTTCCCGATGTTTTATGACTTTGAACAACATTATGGAAGCCTGATCAAGGGATTAAGAAAGAAATATCCTATGAAAAAGCCGAAAAAAGGTGAGAAGAAACCAAGTATGTTCCGTACCCTTGAAAATGGTCTTGGCTCGCTTGTTAATGCAATTGAGGACGCCCTTGATCCTGGAGTTGTTCAAAAGAACATCCAAGTGAACCACATAGAGAAACATAAAGAAGGTTATCACTTATTGCTTAGTAATGGAACTGTCCAAGAAGCAGATGCGGTTATTCTTGCTGTCCCTCACTTTGCGGCACAACGAATGTTGACTCAATATGAATTCATGGCTCCTTTTAAAGAAAAGAATGCCACCTCTGTAGCCAACGTTGCTATGGCGTTTGATGCTTCAGCTATTAAAAAAGATATCGATGGTACAGGATTTGTCGTATCTCGAAACAGTGATTTTCGAATAACAGCATGTACATGGACGCATAAAAAGTGGCCGCATTCCACACCAGAAGGTAAAGTGTTGCTGCGCTGCTACGTCGGAAAACCAGATGACCAAGAAGTGGTCGACTTATCGGATGAAGAAATTGTTGAAATCTGTCTTCGAGATTTGAACCAGACGATGGACATTACGGAGCGTCCTGACTTTTCGATCGTAACACGCTGGCATGATGCGATGCCTCAATACAAAGTCGGTCATAACGAACGGTTAGAGACCATTACCGGTGAAATGAAAGAGCACCTCCCAGGTGTTTATCTCGCTGGTGGTTCCTATCGAGGTATCGGACTTCCAGATTGTATCGATCAGGGAGAAGCAGCTGTACAACAAGTACTAGACTATCTTCAATAA
- the hemH gene encoding ferrochelatase produces the protein MAKKQMGLLVMAYGTPYKEEDLERYYTHIRRGRKPSDEMLQDLRDRYDAIGGISPLARITEDQGKALEKELNKLQNEVEFKLYLGLKHIEPFVEDAVEAMEKDGIIEAVSIVLAPHYSTYSVKSYNGRAQEEADKHGITIRSVESWYDAPGFIDYWKEKINEEYAKMSEEEKQKACLIVSAHSLPMKILEGGDPYPDQLKKTAELISDATGITQYEIGWQSEGNTPDPWIGPDVQDLTSELYNEKGYTSFVYAPVGFVSDHLEVLYDNDYECKVVCDEIGANYYRPEMPNTHPKFIRTLANVVLDKVKEQG, from the coding sequence ATGGCAAAAAAACAAATGGGCCTATTGGTCATGGCTTATGGAACACCTTATAAGGAAGAAGATCTTGAAAGATATTATACCCACATCCGCAGAGGTCGCAAGCCTTCCGATGAAATGTTACAAGACTTGAGAGATCGTTATGATGCAATCGGAGGCATTTCTCCTTTAGCGCGTATTACAGAAGATCAAGGAAAAGCATTGGAAAAGGAATTGAATAAGCTTCAGAATGAAGTAGAATTCAAACTATACTTAGGTTTAAAGCATATTGAACCATTCGTGGAGGATGCAGTTGAAGCGATGGAAAAAGACGGCATTATAGAAGCTGTATCCATTGTTCTTGCCCCTCACTATTCTACGTACAGTGTTAAATCCTACAATGGACGTGCACAGGAAGAAGCTGACAAGCATGGAATCACCATTCGTTCAGTTGAAAGCTGGTATGATGCTCCTGGATTCATCGATTATTGGAAAGAAAAAATCAATGAAGAATACGCAAAAATGAGTGAAGAAGAAAAACAGAAAGCCTGTCTGATCGTTTCTGCTCATAGCTTGCCAATGAAAATTCTCGAAGGGGGAGACCCTTACCCTGATCAGCTGAAAAAAACGGCTGAACTAATTTCTGATGCCACTGGGATTACTCAGTATGAAATCGGTTGGCAAAGTGAAGGCAATACGCCTGATCCGTGGATTGGGCCGGATGTTCAAGACTTGACAAGTGAGCTTTACAATGAAAAAGGATATACATCTTTTGTATATGCTCCAGTCGGATTCGTATCTGATCATCTTGAAGTTCTATACGACAATGATTATGAATGTAAGGTTGTCTGTGATGAAATTGGTGCGAATTATTACCGTCCTGAAATGCCTAACACTCATCCAAAGTTTATCCGTACACTGGCAAACGTTGTATTAGACAAAGTGAAAGAGCAGGGATAA
- the hemE gene encoding uroporphyrinogen decarboxylase — MKKIENDTILRAFRGEKTDHTPVWFMRQAGRSQPEYRKLKEKYSLFEITHQPELCAYVTRLPVEQYGVDAAILYKDIMSPLPAIGVDVEIKKGIGPVIHNPTRTKADIEKLGTIDPESDVPYVLDTIRLLTKEQLNVPLIGFSGAPFTLASYMIEGGPSKNYNKTKALMYSEPMAWFSLMEKLADMVITYVRAQVAAGASAIQIFDSWVGALNAADYRTYIKPVMERIFRELQEEGVPLILFGVGARHLALEWNELPIDVLGLDWRMSITEAREQGITKPLQGNLDPSTLLADWNVIEERAKSIIDEGRQHPAHIFNLGHGVTPDIQPETLKRLTNLIHDYSKTR, encoded by the coding sequence ATGAAAAAAATTGAAAACGATACGATTCTCAGAGCCTTTCGTGGAGAAAAAACAGACCATACACCCGTGTGGTTCATGCGTCAGGCGGGAAGGTCGCAGCCTGAATACCGTAAATTAAAGGAAAAGTATTCTTTATTTGAGATTACTCATCAGCCCGAGCTGTGCGCTTATGTCACACGTCTGCCTGTTGAACAATATGGAGTCGATGCTGCTATTCTCTATAAAGACATTATGTCTCCGCTTCCAGCGATCGGAGTGGATGTGGAAATTAAAAAAGGAATCGGACCAGTGATTCATAATCCTACTCGTACAAAAGCGGATATTGAAAAGCTGGGAACCATTGATCCCGAATCTGATGTTCCATATGTGCTGGATACGATTCGTCTTTTGACAAAGGAGCAGTTGAATGTTCCGTTGATTGGGTTCAGTGGAGCTCCATTTACGCTTGCGAGCTATATGATTGAGGGAGGACCTTCTAAGAATTACAATAAAACAAAAGCTCTTATGTATAGCGAGCCGATGGCTTGGTTCTCCTTAATGGAAAAATTAGCCGATATGGTTATTACTTATGTACGTGCCCAGGTGGCAGCAGGCGCAAGTGCTATCCAAATTTTTGACTCATGGGTAGGGGCTTTGAATGCAGCAGATTACCGAACGTACATTAAGCCTGTTATGGAGCGGATCTTCCGTGAGCTTCAAGAAGAAGGCGTCCCTTTGATTTTATTCGGAGTGGGTGCTCGCCATCTAGCTTTGGAATGGAATGAGCTTCCAATTGACGTACTTGGACTGGACTGGAGAATGTCAATTACAGAAGCCCGTGAACAGGGAATTACTAAACCTCTTCAAGGAAATCTTGATCCCTCCACATTATTGGCCGATTGGAACGTGATCGAAGAACGTGCGAAGAGTATTATAGATGAAGGAAGACAACATCCTGCTCATATTTTCAATCTTGGTCATGGGGTTACTCCGGATATTCAGCCTGAAACACTGAAACGGTTGACAAACTTGATTCATGATTATTCTAAAACTAGATAA
- a CDS encoding transglycosylase domain-containing protein — MNIKEYIKRLPSWTKHLKWPGIIVGALMLLTIIGYATIVFGGRFVVEQKDLVLDEMTTVETKDGEVVERIYTKNRKIVPIDQIPEHVRNAFIAIEDSRFYDHSGVDLKSIARAVYKDIIAMEKVEGGSTITQQLAKNLFLSNDKTWMRKTKEVMAAKYLERKYTKEEILELYLNRIYFGEGAYGIEAASQHYFNVSVSDLTVPQAALLAGLPKAPNSYSPFDHPEESKQRRNVVLARMAATGVLDTDEMISFQGSTLGTERKDESEETWSNSYVDLVIDEAAEKYHISREELKRGGYRIVVEMDPAIQRIAADQMKNGEFVPASQGQAEGAFTLMDHKSGALVAAVGGRDFKHGDVNRVKTKHQPASVIKPLAVYGPALMNDNYDPFTLLSDSRQSFAGNFNPSNYNDEYEGEVSLYEALVESKNVSAVWLLDKIGINYSKEYLSKLGLPTEDKGLAIALGGLSKGYSPLQLTEAYRSFAQQGKRVEGYTIRQIENRDGEIIHEHKLEEKEVFNKQTAWYMTEMLQTTVEEGTASAGNYPKALAGKTGTSQLASGKGNSNVWFAGYTPEYVGVVWMGYDRAEEEQWLEGGSSYPTRMMKDILSKVDQQKNLTASFSKPEGVESLPEPIDLPVVNDLEGKLTLSGLALLRGTLEWTPSSDQRVVYRIYREEEGEDVNVGEVTGKGSYKVSAFGIFDQTTYYVVPYDPLTGAEGKPSNSVTLRWDL, encoded by the coding sequence TTGAACATCAAAGAGTATATAAAACGACTACCCTCGTGGACAAAGCATTTGAAATGGCCCGGGATTATTGTTGGAGCCCTAATGCTATTAACGATTATCGGCTATGCAACGATTGTATTTGGTGGGCGATTTGTTGTTGAACAGAAAGATTTGGTTTTGGATGAAATGACGACTGTAGAAACTAAAGATGGGGAAGTTGTAGAACGAATTTATACGAAAAACAGGAAGATCGTACCTATCGATCAAATTCCAGAACACGTAAGAAATGCTTTTATTGCTATCGAAGATTCCCGCTTTTATGACCATTCTGGAGTCGATCTCAAATCAATTGCCCGAGCCGTGTACAAAGACATTATTGCCATGGAGAAGGTAGAGGGCGGCAGTACAATCACACAACAGCTTGCCAAAAACCTTTTCTTATCGAATGACAAAACGTGGATGAGGAAAACAAAAGAAGTGATGGCTGCGAAGTATTTAGAACGGAAATACACGAAAGAAGAAATCTTGGAATTATATTTAAATCGTATTTATTTCGGAGAAGGCGCATACGGAATCGAAGCAGCTTCCCAACATTATTTCAACGTTTCGGTTTCTGACTTAACAGTTCCTCAGGCGGCTTTACTTGCAGGACTGCCAAAGGCACCGAATTCCTACTCTCCTTTTGATCACCCTGAGGAATCGAAGCAGCGCAGAAATGTGGTCCTCGCTAGAATGGCTGCCACTGGTGTGCTGGATACGGATGAAATGATCAGCTTTCAGGGTTCAACGCTAGGAACGGAGAGGAAAGATGAATCTGAGGAAACATGGTCGAACAGCTATGTTGATCTCGTGATTGATGAGGCAGCGGAAAAATATCATATTTCAAGAGAAGAGTTGAAACGTGGCGGATACAGAATCGTTGTAGAAATGGATCCTGCTATCCAGCGCATTGCTGCAGACCAAATGAAAAATGGAGAGTTCGTCCCAGCTTCTCAAGGACAAGCAGAAGGCGCCTTTACACTCATGGATCATAAATCAGGAGCCTTAGTAGCTGCTGTCGGTGGGCGTGATTTTAAACACGGCGATGTGAACAGGGTGAAGACCAAACATCAGCCTGCTTCTGTCATCAAACCTCTCGCTGTTTACGGTCCTGCCTTAATGAATGATAACTATGATCCCTTCACTCTGCTTTCCGATAGTCGCCAATCGTTCGCTGGAAACTTCAACCCATCTAATTATAACGATGAATATGAAGGTGAAGTTTCCTTGTATGAAGCTTTGGTGGAATCGAAAAATGTCTCAGCCGTATGGCTTCTTGATAAAATTGGAATTAACTATTCCAAAGAGTACTTGAGCAAATTGGGTCTGCCTACAGAAGATAAAGGACTGGCGATTGCATTAGGCGGCTTGTCCAAAGGATATTCACCTCTTCAGTTGACAGAAGCTTACCGTAGTTTTGCTCAGCAAGGAAAAAGGGTAGAGGGTTACACAATTCGTCAGATTGAAAACAGAGACGGTGAAATCATCCACGAGCACAAGCTTGAGGAAAAAGAGGTTTTTAATAAACAGACAGCCTGGTACATGACGGAAATGCTTCAAACTACGGTAGAAGAAGGAACTGCGAGCGCGGGAAATTATCCGAAAGCACTAGCAGGCAAGACGGGGACAAGCCAGCTTGCCTCAGGAAAAGGAAATTCGAATGTTTGGTTTGCCGGCTACACCCCCGAATACGTTGGTGTTGTATGGATGGGATATGATCGCGCTGAGGAGGAGCAATGGTTAGAAGGAGGCAGTTCTTATCCTACTCGCATGATGAAGGACATCTTGTCTAAAGTTGATCAGCAGAAGAACTTGACCGCTTCCTTCTCCAAACCAGAAGGGGTGGAAAGTTTGCCTGAGCCTATCGATTTGCCAGTAGTAAATGATCTGGAAGGAAAACTCACTCTTTCAGGACTTGCTCTTCTAAGAGGAACGTTAGAATGGACGCCTTCGAGCGATCAACGAGTAGTATACCGTATCTACCGTGAAGAAGAAGGAGAAGATGTTAATGTTGGAGAAGTGACTGGAAAAGGAAGTTACAAAGTAAGTGCGTTCGGCATTTTTGATCAAACGACTTACTACGTTGTTCCCTACGACCCCTTAACTGGAGCTGAAGGCAAACCTTCCAATTCTGTAACACTTCGTTGGGACCTGTGA
- a CDS encoding antibiotic biosynthesis monooxygenase family protein, with protein sequence MKVSMTNGTLNYLAKLNQKHPDAHLLFMQDQDKTVAYYEGGQTSIFEEGRDYEVVDSVGDMKSKGFVVMNNIPVSDEGRPVFEDRFKQRAGNVENMEGFQAIRILRPTRGNTYVVLTQWRNAQDFEDWKNSKSFEQAHKNSGPKHQKKPSFIDGDAYITKYHMVQMEE encoded by the coding sequence ATGAAGGTTTCGATGACAAATGGTACATTGAATTACTTAGCTAAGCTAAACCAAAAACATCCAGATGCTCACTTACTTTTCATGCAAGACCAGGATAAAACCGTCGCCTATTATGAAGGGGGGCAAACGTCCATCTTTGAAGAAGGCCGAGACTACGAAGTTGTAGATTCTGTCGGTGATATGAAGTCCAAAGGCTTTGTCGTTATGAACAACATCCCTGTAAGTGACGAAGGACGCCCCGTATTTGAAGATCGTTTCAAGCAAAGAGCAGGAAACGTGGAGAACATGGAAGGATTTCAAGCCATTCGTATTCTCCGTCCAACTAGAGGCAATACTTATGTGGTTCTTACACAATGGAGGAATGCTCAAGACTTTGAAGATTGGAAGAACTCCAAATCCTTTGAACAAGCTCACAAAAATTCTGGCCCAAAACACCAGAAAAAACCTTCTTTCATTGATGGAGACGCTTATATTACAAAATATCATATGGTACAAATGGAAGAATAA
- a CDS encoding thioredoxin family protein, with protein sequence MKKKMAIFGAVLAVLIAVLIFVVNYQNNQKTADNPYGKETLDQATIDQLDDPMYQNQITPDELEEQINSGEPTTVYFYSPTCSHCQRTTPVVVPMVQELGIDLKKMNVLEFDKMWNEYNIEGTPTIIHFEDGEEAARIKGEQNVDAFDEFFHQEVLKDAPEKSAE encoded by the coding sequence ATGAAAAAGAAGATGGCTATATTTGGAGCGGTCCTTGCCGTTCTTATTGCCGTATTAATCTTTGTTGTAAATTATCAAAATAACCAAAAGACAGCGGATAATCCTTATGGGAAAGAGACGTTAGATCAAGCGACTATTGATCAACTGGATGACCCGATGTACCAGAATCAGATTACACCGGATGAATTAGAAGAACAAATAAATTCAGGTGAACCAACTACGGTTTATTTTTATAGCCCAACTTGTAGCCACTGCCAGCGCACAACCCCTGTTGTTGTTCCAATGGTTCAAGAGCTTGGCATAGATTTAAAAAAGATGAACGTTCTTGAATTTGATAAAATGTGGAATGAGTACAATATTGAGGGAACACCGACTATCATCCATTTTGAGGACGGAGAAGAAGCCGCACGCATTAAAGGTGAGCAAAACGTTGATGCTTTCGATGAGTTCTTTCATCAGGAAGTACTGAAGGACGCTCCTGAGAAATCCGCGGAATAA
- a CDS encoding disulfide oxidoreductase — protein sequence MKSNHETYLFLTWATALVATAGSLFFSEVLKYEPCELCWYQRILMYPLVFIYGAALVKRNLEIAIPGMILSGIGMLVSIYHYSIQKVPGLSDGGACGLVPCNAQYVNYFGFVTIPFLAGLAFIIIFITHGILLMKRRRS from the coding sequence ATGAAATCAAATCACGAAACTTATTTGTTTTTAACCTGGGCTACAGCACTTGTAGCCACTGCAGGGAGCTTGTTCTTTTCTGAAGTACTAAAGTATGAACCGTGTGAGCTTTGCTGGTACCAGCGTATCCTTATGTATCCACTTGTCTTCATTTATGGGGCTGCATTGGTGAAGAGAAACTTGGAGATTGCTATACCTGGTATGATCCTTAGCGGAATTGGAATGCTAGTTTCTATCTATCATTATTCCATTCAAAAAGTGCCGGGGTTATCAGACGGAGGCGCATGTGGGCTCGTTCCTTGCAATGCTCAGTATGTAAATTACTTCGGCTTTGTAACCATTCCGTTTTTAGCTGGACTGGCATTTATCATTATCTTTATTACCCATGGCATTCTGCTCATGAAGAGAAGGAGATCGTAA
- a CDS encoding response regulator, whose amino-acid sequence MIRVAVIDDHDVVRKGIIAYLDTEDDLEVVGEASSGFKGADLVKELKPDVVLMDLIMEQGTGIDATEEIMKTEDCKIIILTSFYDDEKVFPALEAGAFSYMLKTSSADEIAEAIRKAYQGENVIEPKVATKMMTRLRKEKKPHEELTRRELEVLMCIGEGMTNQEIGEHLYIGIKTVKTHVSNVLSKLGVQDRTQAAVYAHRNQLLKKS is encoded by the coding sequence ATGATACGTGTAGCCGTTATTGATGATCATGATGTAGTAAGAAAAGGGATCATCGCTTATTTAGATACGGAGGATGATTTAGAAGTCGTTGGAGAAGCGTCAAGTGGATTCAAAGGAGCGGACTTAGTCAAGGAACTGAAACCTGATGTGGTTTTGATGGATTTGATCATGGAACAGGGGACAGGAATTGATGCAACCGAGGAAATCATGAAAACAGAGGATTGTAAAATTATCATTCTCACAAGCTTTTATGATGACGAAAAGGTCTTTCCTGCTCTTGAGGCGGGGGCTTTCAGTTATATGCTGAAGACTTCTTCTGCGGATGAAATCGCTGAGGCCATTCGAAAAGCCTACCAGGGTGAAAATGTGATTGAGCCAAAAGTAGCTACCAAAATGATGACTCGTCTTCGAAAAGAGAAAAAACCTCATGAGGAATTGACAAGAAGAGAACTAGAAGTATTAATGTGCATAGGAGAAGGGATGACGAATCAGGAAATCGGTGAACATCTCTATATAGGGATAAAGACGGTTAAGACTCATGTAAGTAATGTATTGAGTAAACTTGGCGTCCAGGATCGTACTCAGGCAGCTGTATATGCCCACAGAAATCAGTTGCTTAAAAAATCATAA
- a CDS encoding sensor histidine kinase yields the protein MLKQLNSIRYMYIRSHLYGLILNIFILLAVLLSIHVWFEPSWLSPGAILFFILSYLIVGFFMSIYAGFKSSGDMKQRFDYISTMITQLSRGEFSSRIYFNENDEVASLGDELNELGEKLQQQKESLLKLADEKAELARSAHKAATIEERQRLARDLHDAVSQQLFALTMMAQATGKVFDKNPDKAKKQLEEITQMALQAQTEMRALLLHLRPVHLSGEPLTEGVSSLIEELKQKCPLHFDVQMEEMDEISRTTEEQLFRVVQEALSNILRHANATEVKVNLTHSKDEMFLHISDDGAGFDPDEKKSNKASYGLKSMKERCEEIGGVFTIRSREGEGTHIDIRVPIAVQSKEESK from the coding sequence ATGTTAAAACAGTTGAATAGTATCCGATATATGTATATTCGATCACATTTGTACGGGCTCATTTTGAATATATTTATATTGTTGGCTGTACTTCTTTCCATTCACGTCTGGTTTGAACCATCATGGCTAAGCCCGGGTGCCATTTTATTTTTTATCCTCTCGTATTTGATCGTAGGTTTCTTTATGTCTATCTATGCTGGCTTTAAATCGAGTGGCGATATGAAACAGCGGTTTGATTATATTTCAACGATGATCACCCAGCTGTCGAGAGGAGAATTTTCTTCAAGGATTTACTTTAATGAAAATGATGAGGTCGCCAGCTTAGGGGATGAACTTAATGAGCTGGGAGAAAAGCTACAGCAGCAAAAAGAGTCTTTATTAAAGCTTGCCGATGAAAAAGCAGAACTAGCACGCTCTGCTCATAAGGCAGCTACCATAGAGGAGAGACAAAGATTAGCCAGGGATCTGCATGATGCGGTCAGCCAGCAATTGTTCGCTTTGACTATGATGGCTCAAGCTACGGGAAAAGTATTTGATAAAAATCCCGATAAAGCGAAGAAGCAGCTTGAAGAAATCACGCAGATGGCACTACAAGCCCAGACAGAAATGAGGGCTCTCCTTCTCCATTTAAGACCTGTTCATTTGTCAGGCGAGCCATTGACCGAAGGGGTTTCTTCTCTCATTGAAGAATTAAAACAAAAATGTCCGCTTCATTTTGATGTCCAAATGGAGGAGATGGATGAAATATCGAGAACGACAGAGGAACAGCTCTTCCGAGTGGTACAAGAAGCACTATCCAATATTTTACGTCATGCGAATGCAACGGAAGTAAAAGTCAATTTGACTCATTCAAAGGATGAGATGTTCCTACATATATCGGATGACGGTGCTGGTTTTGATCCGGATGAAAAGAAAAGCAACAAGGCGTCTTACGGGTTGAAGTCTATGAAAGAGCGCTGTGAAGAAATTGGAGGCGTGTTTACGATTCGTTCTAGAGAAGGAGAAGGAACGCATATCGATATAAGAGTGCCAATAGCTGTTCAAAGTAAGGAGGAGTCAAAATGA
- the liaF gene encoding cell wall-active antibiotics response protein LiaF: MKKGFLNVLLAIALVSIGVLLLLSNLDVISLEMSLSWENIYPVLLLGIGLKMWLDALLKSGGSWILGSFLTILGALLLLDRFEVIVFELGDVLRLWPLLFIYIGFAIFLGGNKRKRNFEFHYDSKADPQNTATFSRKDPKPSRMAIGSQEFKKDNWKVEPMDLWNGIGDYKFDFTRAFIPDGDTPIHVRGWIGDVKMVIPKNVPFRVEASIKTGDIQVNNQNASGFKRELVYETEDYHTATRRLSLYIDFRVGSIKVDHV; the protein is encoded by the coding sequence ATGAAAAAAGGGTTTTTGAATGTTTTATTGGCTATAGCACTCGTCTCGATCGGAGTTCTATTACTTTTGTCTAATCTAGACGTTATTTCCCTGGAAATGAGTCTCTCATGGGAGAACATCTATCCAGTCTTACTCCTTGGTATTGGATTGAAAATGTGGCTGGATGCCCTTTTAAAATCAGGAGGCTCATGGATTCTTGGGTCGTTTCTTACTATATTAGGGGCTCTACTTCTACTAGATCGTTTTGAAGTGATTGTATTTGAACTGGGTGATGTGCTGCGGCTATGGCCTCTTCTATTTATTTATATAGGATTCGCTATATTTTTGGGTGGAAATAAGCGAAAGAGGAATTTTGAGTTCCACTATGATTCAAAAGCAGATCCTCAGAACACAGCAACGTTCTCTAGGAAAGACCCAAAACCAAGTCGGATGGCAATCGGAAGTCAGGAGTTTAAAAAGGATAACTGGAAAGTGGAACCGATGGATCTTTGGAATGGAATCGGAGATTATAAGTTCGATTTCACAAGAGCCTTCATACCTGATGGGGATACTCCTATCCATGTAAGAGGCTGGATAGGTGATGTGAAAATGGTCATTCCGAAGAATGTCCCATTCAGAGTTGAAGCAAGTATTAAGACGGGGGATATTCAGGTCAATAATCAGAATGCAAGTGGATTTAAACGAGAACTTGTATACGAGACCGAGGATTATCACACTGCTACCAGAAGGTTATCCCTCTATATTGATTTTAGAGTAGGTTCCATAAAGGTTGACCATGTATAG
- a CDS encoding ferritin-like domain-containing protein, with protein sequence MDEKMKALIDGLNEDLAHEYAASIMYTYNAAVVTGLYRSVLKPFFESEVTDEQGHALYLAEKISTLGGTPTTTPAEVKQLAEVKPMLEEAMEAERQTIVRYEERKAQAEELGLTELSVKLDDLISDETGHMEEIGRLLKDSRLYD encoded by the coding sequence ATGGATGAAAAAATGAAAGCACTAATCGATGGACTAAACGAAGACTTGGCTCATGAATATGCCGCTTCGATTATGTACACATATAATGCGGCAGTCGTCACAGGTTTGTATCGCTCCGTATTAAAGCCATTCTTTGAGAGTGAGGTCACAGACGAACAAGGCCACGCCCTTTACTTAGCAGAAAAGATTAGTACTCTTGGAGGTACTCCAACTACAACTCCTGCTGAAGTCAAGCAGTTGGCTGAAGTTAAACCTATGCTTGAAGAAGCTATGGAAGCAGAACGTCAAACAATTGTGCGCTATGAAGAGCGCAAAGCTCAGGCTGAAGAATTAGGGTTAACCGAGCTTTCAGTAAAACTGGATGATTTAATTTCTGATGAAACTGGTCATATGGAAGAGATTGGCCGTCTTCTGAAGGATTCCCGTTTATACGATTAA